From a region of the Bradyrhizobium diazoefficiens genome:
- a CDS encoding response regulator → MRTCLVVDDSSVIRKVARRILEGLDFQILEAEDGEKALEACKRGLPDAVLLDWNMPVMDGYEFLGHLRRMPGGDQPKVVFCTTENDVAHIARALHAGANEYIMKPFDKDIVTAKFQEVGLI, encoded by the coding sequence ATGCGAACTTGTCTCGTGGTCGATGATTCCAGCGTCATCCGCAAGGTTGCGCGCCGGATCCTGGAGGGCCTCGATTTCCAGATCCTCGAAGCCGAGGACGGTGAGAAGGCGCTGGAGGCCTGCAAGCGCGGCTTGCCCGATGCGGTGCTGCTCGACTGGAACATGCCCGTGATGGATGGCTACGAGTTCCTCGGCCATCTCAGGCGGATGCCCGGCGGCGACCAGCCCAAGGTGGTGTTCTGCACCACCGAGAACGACGTCGCGCATATCGCGCGCGCGCTGCATGCCGGCGCCAACGAATACATCATGAAGCCGTTCGACAAGGACATCGTGACGGCGAAATTCCAGGAAGTCGGGCTCATCTGA
- a CDS encoding chemotaxis protein CheW gives MTKKTQSGEGAMVEYVTAMIGGQLFGLPISRVQDVFMPERVTRVPLSSHEIAGVLNLRGRIVTVVDMRARLGLLRAEDGKVPMAVGVDLRGESYGLLIDQIGEVLRLPEAGMEENPVNLDPRMAKLAGGVHRLDRQLMVVLDVDRVLELAPEMMAA, from the coding sequence ATGACCAAGAAGACCCAGTCCGGCGAAGGCGCCATGGTCGAATACGTCACCGCGATGATCGGCGGCCAGCTGTTCGGCCTGCCGATCTCCCGCGTCCAGGACGTGTTCATGCCCGAGCGCGTCACCCGCGTGCCGCTGTCCTCGCACGAGATCGCCGGCGTGCTCAATCTGCGCGGCCGCATCGTCACCGTGGTCGACATGCGCGCCCGTCTCGGGCTGCTCAGGGCCGAGGACGGCAAGGTGCCGATGGCGGTCGGCGTCGACCTGCGCGGCGAATCCTATGGCCTGCTCATCGACCAGATCGGCGAGGTGCTGCGCCTGCCCGAGGCCGGCATGGAAGAGAACCCCGTCAACCTCGACCCCCGCATGGCCAAGCTCGCCGGCGGCGTCCACCGCCTCGACCGTCAGCTCATGGTCGTCCTCGACGTCGATCGCGTCCTCGAACTCGCGCCCGAGATGATGGCGGCCTGA
- a CDS encoding hybrid sensor histidine kinase/response regulator: MDDLLREFLTETGESLDTVDNQLVKFEQEPNNAKILDNIFRLVHTIKGTCGFLGLPRLEALAHAGETLMGKFRDGMPVTGQAVTVILSSIDRIKEILAGLEATEAEPEGNDRDLIDKLEAMVEQGMAAMSASAQPIVSGSAQPMPSASAQPIAAGAVAAVAESPPLVPDAPAAAAPAKQMTAGSLIEQSLERPLRPGEVSLDELERAFRETAIEAPVPVAKVEVSTEPAPAPVVKDVAKEAAKETAKPAAKEKAAPKKSMADEVAVEGDRIANQSIRVNVDTLEHLMTMVSELVLTRNQLLEISRRNEDTEFKVPLQRLSNVTAELQEGVMKTRMQPIGNAWQKLPRIVRDLSSELGKQIELEMHGADTELDRQVLDLIKDPLTHMVRNSADHGLETPAERLAAGKGEQGTIRLSAYHEGGHIIICIADNGRGLNTEKIKAKAISSGLVTEAELEKMSEAQIHKFIFAPGFSTAAAITSVSGRGVGMDVVRTNIDQIGGTIDIKSVAGEGSSVTIKIPLTLAIVSALIVEAAGDRFAIPQLSVVELVRARANSEHRIERIKDTAVLRLRNKLLPLIHLKKLLKIDDGAASDPENGFIVVTQVGSQTFGIVVDGVFHTEEIVVKPMSTKLRHIDMFSGNTILGDGAVIMIIDPNGIAKALGAAGSSAHDMGDETGAHHIGSGEQTTSLLVFRAGSSQPKAVPLGLVTRLEELPADKIEFSNGRYMVQYREQLMPLVAMDGVAIATQGAQPILVFADDGRSMGLVVDEIIDIVEERLNIEVGGSASGILGSAVIKGQATEVIDVGHFLPMAFADWFTRKEMKPSMHAQSVLLVDDSAFFRNMLAPVLKAAGYRVRTAGGAQEGLAALRAQSFDVVLTDIEMPDMNGFELAEVIRSDNNLGAMPIIGLSALVSPAAIERGRQAGFHDYVAKFDRPGLIAALKEQTAGAAGASELSRAAA; the protein is encoded by the coding sequence ATGGATGATCTGTTGCGGGAGTTTTTGACGGAGACCGGCGAGAGCCTGGACACGGTGGACAATCAATTGGTGAAGTTCGAGCAGGAGCCGAACAACGCCAAGATCCTGGATAACATCTTCCGCCTGGTCCACACCATCAAAGGCACCTGCGGCTTTCTCGGGCTGCCGCGTCTGGAAGCGCTGGCGCATGCCGGCGAGACGCTGATGGGCAAATTCCGTGACGGCATGCCGGTGACCGGGCAGGCGGTGACGGTGATCCTGTCCTCGATCGACCGCATCAAGGAGATTTTGGCCGGCCTGGAGGCGACCGAAGCCGAGCCGGAGGGCAACGACCGCGATCTCATCGACAAGCTGGAAGCGATGGTCGAGCAGGGCATGGCGGCCATGTCAGCGTCGGCGCAGCCGATCGTGTCAGGCTCGGCGCAGCCGATGCCGTCAGCGTCGGCGCAGCCGATCGCGGCTGGCGCCGTTGCTGCTGTCGCTGAATCCCCGCCGCTGGTGCCGGACGCCCCGGCCGCCGCTGCGCCCGCAAAACAAATGACCGCGGGTTCGCTGATCGAGCAGAGTCTCGAGCGCCCGTTGCGTCCGGGCGAAGTCTCGCTCGACGAGCTCGAGCGCGCCTTCCGCGAGACCGCGATCGAGGCGCCGGTGCCCGTTGCCAAGGTTGAAGTTTCGACCGAGCCGGCTCCGGCACCTGTGGTCAAGGACGTCGCCAAGGAAGCTGCCAAGGAAACCGCAAAGCCCGCCGCCAAGGAGAAGGCCGCGCCGAAGAAGTCGATGGCCGACGAGGTTGCGGTTGAAGGCGACCGCATCGCCAACCAGTCGATCCGCGTCAATGTGGATACGCTGGAGCATTTGATGACCATGGTCTCCGAGCTGGTGCTGACCCGCAACCAGCTTCTGGAGATCTCCCGCCGCAACGAGGACACCGAGTTCAAGGTGCCGCTGCAGCGGCTGTCCAACGTCACCGCCGAGCTGCAGGAGGGCGTCATGAAGACGCGCATGCAGCCGATCGGCAATGCCTGGCAGAAGCTGCCCCGCATCGTCCGCGATCTGTCATCCGAACTCGGCAAGCAGATCGAGCTGGAGATGCACGGCGCCGACACCGAGCTCGACCGCCAGGTGCTCGATTTGATCAAGGACCCGCTCACCCACATGGTGCGCAACTCCGCCGACCATGGCCTGGAGACCCCCGCCGAGCGCCTCGCTGCCGGCAAGGGCGAGCAGGGCACCATCCGCCTGTCCGCCTATCACGAGGGCGGCCACATCATCATCTGCATCGCCGACAACGGCAGAGGCCTCAACACCGAGAAGATCAAGGCCAAGGCGATCTCGAGCGGCCTCGTCACCGAGGCCGAGCTGGAGAAGATGAGCGAAGCGCAGATCCACAAGTTCATCTTCGCGCCCGGCTTCTCCACCGCGGCCGCCATCACCTCGGTCTCCGGCCGCGGCGTCGGCATGGACGTGGTGCGCACCAATATCGACCAGATCGGCGGCACCATCGACATCAAGAGCGTGGCCGGCGAGGGATCTTCGGTCACCATCAAGATCCCGCTGACGCTTGCGATCGTCTCCGCCCTGATCGTGGAGGCCGCCGGCGACCGCTTTGCGATCCCGCAGCTCTCGGTGGTCGAGCTGGTGCGGGCCCGCGCCAACTCCGAGCACCGCATCGAGCGCATCAAGGACACCGCGGTGCTGCGCCTGCGCAACAAGCTGCTGCCGCTGATCCATCTGAAGAAGCTGCTGAAGATCGACGACGGCGCCGCATCCGATCCCGAGAACGGCTTCATCGTGGTCACGCAAGTGGGCAGCCAGACCTTCGGCATCGTGGTCGACGGCGTGTTCCACACCGAAGAAATCGTGGTCAAGCCGATGTCGACCAAGCTGCGTCACATCGACATGTTCTCCGGCAACACCATCCTGGGCGATGGCGCGGTGATCATGATCATCGATCCCAACGGCATTGCCAAGGCGCTCGGCGCCGCCGGCTCCTCGGCCCATGACATGGGCGACGAGACCGGGGCCCATCACATCGGAAGCGGCGAGCAGACCACCTCGCTGCTGGTGTTCCGCGCCGGCTCGTCGCAGCCCAAGGCGGTCCCGCTCGGGCTCGTCACCCGCCTGGAAGAGCTGCCGGCCGACAAGATCGAGTTCTCCAACGGCCGCTACATGGTGCAGTACCGCGAGCAGCTGATGCCGCTGGTCGCCATGGACGGCGTCGCCATCGCGACCCAGGGCGCCCAGCCGATCCTGGTGTTCGCCGACGACGGCCGCTCCATGGGCCTCGTCGTCGACGAGATCATCGACATCGTCGAGGAACGGCTCAACATCGAGGTCGGCGGCTCCGCCTCCGGCATTCTGGGCTCGGCCGTGATCAAGGGCCAGGCCACCGAGGTGATCGACGTCGGCCACTTCTTGCCGATGGCGTTCGCCGACTGGTTCACCCGCAAGGAGATGAAGCCGTCGATGCACGCGCAGTCGGTGCTGCTGGTCGACGACTCCGCGTTCTTCCGCAATATGCTGGCCCCGGTGCTGAAAGCGGCCGGCTACCGCGTCCGCACCGCGGGAGGCGCGCAGGAGGGCCTCGCCGCATTGCGCGCCCAGAGCTTCGACGTGGTGCTGACCGACATCGAGATGCCGGACATGAACGGGTTCGAGCTCGCCGAAGTGATCCGCTCGGACAACAATCTCGGCGCGATGCCGATCATCGGCCTGTCCGCGCTGGTGTCGCCGGCGGCGATCGAGCGCGGCCGCCAGGCCGGCTTCCACGATTATGTCGCCAAATTCGACCGTCCCGGCCTGATCGCGGCGCTGAAGGAGCAGACCGCGGGCGCCGCCGGCGCCTCCGAGCTGAGCCGGGCAGCGGCGTAA
- a CDS encoding histidine phosphotransferase ChpT, whose product MSDASSPATATAPDMLELAALLCSRVCHDLISPVGAIVNGLEVLDDDPKPDDREFALDLIRKSAKTASARLQFCRLAFGAAGSSGAQIDLGDAQTMARGHIEDGKCSITWNLPRLLLPKNRVKLLLNMLVVAQHTIPRGGMLTVDPIGEGETMSFRITATGHNARLPQNISELLSGERGPAADAHAIQPYYTRLLAQACGLTVTLAPEGEAITVTAS is encoded by the coding sequence ATGTCTGACGCCTCGTCGCCCGCGACCGCTACTGCTCCCGATATGCTCGAACTCGCCGCGCTGCTGTGCTCGCGGGTCTGCCACGATCTCATCAGCCCCGTCGGCGCCATCGTCAACGGGCTCGAGGTGCTGGACGACGATCCCAAGCCCGATGACCGCGAGTTCGCGCTTGACCTGATTCGCAAGAGCGCCAAGACGGCCTCCGCCCGCCTGCAGTTCTGCCGCCTGGCCTTCGGTGCCGCCGGCTCCTCTGGCGCGCAGATCGATCTCGGCGATGCCCAGACCATGGCGCGCGGCCACATCGAGGATGGCAAGTGCTCGATCACCTGGAATCTGCCGCGGCTGCTGCTGCCGAAGAACCGCGTCAAGCTGCTGCTCAACATGCTGGTCGTCGCCCAGCATACGATCCCGCGCGGCGGCATGCTGACGGTCGATCCGATCGGCGAGGGCGAGACGATGAGCTTCCGCATCACCGCGACCGGGCATAACGCGCGCCTGCCGCAGAACATCTCCGAGCTGCTGAGCGGCGAGCGCGGCCCTGCTGCGGATGCGCATGCGATCCAGCCTTATTACACGCGGCTGTTGGCGCAGGCCTGCGGGCTCACCGTGACGCTCGCGCCGGAAGGCGAAGCCATCACCGTTACCGCTTCGTAA
- a CDS encoding 3'(2'),5'-bisphosphate nucleotidase CysQ has protein sequence MQVKRIIDSAGASALMAPLTTLVVKAGEAILGINRAAMRVEGKQDGSPVTEADLAADRIIAEGLAQLAGDVPTLSEERTLLASPPFEASFFLIDPLDGTKEFVAGRDEFTVNLALVTSGVPLLGIVSAPALGLLWRGIVGRGAERVRFDGATIGAAEPIHTRKLPARGEPWIAAVSRSHGDPQSEAFIDDRPNAVRKTCGSAVKFGRIAEGSADIYPRFGPTCEWDVGAGAAVVTAAGGRVTDGRGGELRFGERHASGFIIPEFIAWGDPQAVRGY, from the coding sequence ATGCAGGTGAAGCGGATCATCGACAGCGCAGGCGCATCCGCCCTGATGGCGCCATTGACGACGCTGGTGGTGAAGGCGGGCGAGGCGATCCTTGGCATCAACCGCGCGGCCATGCGGGTCGAGGGCAAGCAGGACGGCTCGCCGGTCACCGAGGCCGATCTCGCCGCCGACCGCATCATCGCGGAGGGCCTGGCACAGCTCGCAGGCGACGTCCCGACGCTCTCGGAAGAGCGGACCCTGCTCGCCTCGCCGCCGTTTGAGGCCAGCTTCTTCCTGATCGATCCGCTCGACGGCACCAAGGAATTCGTCGCCGGTCGCGACGAGTTCACCGTCAACCTCGCCCTCGTGACATCAGGCGTGCCGCTGCTGGGCATCGTCAGCGCGCCCGCTCTCGGCCTGCTCTGGCGCGGCATCGTCGGCCGCGGCGCCGAGCGCGTGAGGTTCGACGGTGCTACCATCGGTGCGGCCGAACCGATCCACACCCGCAAGCTGCCGGCGCGGGGTGAGCCCTGGATCGCGGCGGTGAGCCGCTCGCATGGCGATCCCCAGAGCGAGGCCTTCATCGATGACAGACCCAATGCCGTGAGAAAGACCTGCGGCTCGGCCGTGAAATTCGGCCGGATCGCAGAAGGCAGCGCCGACATCTATCCCCGCTTCGGGCCCACCTGCGAATGGGACGTCGGGGCCGGAGCTGCGGTCGTGACCGCGGCCGGCGGCCGGGTGACCGACGGCAGGGGCGGCGAGCTCCGCTTCGGCGAGCGGCACGCCAGCGGCTTCATCATCCCGGAATTCATCGCCTGGGGCGATCCGCAGGCGGTAAGGGGCTACTGA
- a CDS encoding YHS domain-containing (seleno)protein — protein MRPGIALIGLLVCLLSGISLACSGLPAAAATTERIVANRFTGVAIEGFDPVAYFVDGRAVRGTAEFEANLWGAVWRFCNEGNRASFLAYPEIYGPQFGGYDPADIARGVTIAGNPRFFAIVAQRLYLFSREANRDAFAADPERFLYEVGKRWPALQEQLGQ, from the coding sequence TTGCGCCCCGGAATTGCCTTGATCGGCCTCCTCGTCTGCCTGCTGTCGGGCATATCGCTCGCCTGCTCGGGGTTGCCGGCCGCGGCTGCCACCACCGAGCGGATCGTCGCCAATCGCTTCACTGGCGTTGCCATCGAGGGCTTCGACCCCGTCGCTTATTTCGTCGATGGCCGGGCCGTGCGGGGGACAGCAGAGTTCGAGGCGAACCTCTGGGGCGCGGTCTGGCGCTTCTGCAACGAGGGCAACCGGGCCTCCTTCCTGGCCTATCCCGAAATCTATGGGCCGCAATTCGGCGGCTACGATCCCGCCGATATCGCCCGCGGCGTCACCATCGCCGGCAATCCCCGCTTCTTCGCGATCGTGGCGCAGCGGCTTTACCTGTTCAGCCGGGAAGCTAATCGTGACGCCTTCGCCGCCGACCCCGAGCGGTTCCTCTATGAAGTAGGCAAGCGCTGGCCGGCGCTGCAGGAACAGCTCGGTCAGTAG
- a CDS encoding DUF1134 domain-containing protein, whose product MTFASRLAALVLAAMIGWIVPASAQQAPPPDLPPPQRTPSPNTYGPDELVGAGHRFFGNVSRGLASIIEKAVSQWGLPNGYILGEEGSGAFVAGLRYGEGTLYTKNAGDLRVYWQGPSLGFDWGGDGARTMTLVYNLPATNAIYQRFVGLDGSAYIIGGFGMTALTANNIVLVPIRSGLGLRLGANIGYLKYTPRATWNPF is encoded by the coding sequence ATGACTTTCGCATCACGCCTTGCTGCGCTCGTGCTTGCAGCGATGATCGGCTGGATCGTGCCGGCCTCAGCCCAGCAGGCGCCGCCACCTGATTTGCCGCCGCCGCAACGGACCCCGTCGCCCAATACTTACGGGCCGGACGAGCTCGTCGGCGCCGGCCACCGTTTCTTCGGCAACGTCTCGCGCGGGCTCGCCTCGATCATTGAGAAGGCGGTCAGCCAATGGGGCCTTCCCAACGGCTACATCCTGGGTGAGGAAGGTTCCGGCGCCTTCGTCGCCGGCCTTCGCTATGGCGAAGGGACGCTCTACACCAAGAACGCCGGCGATCTGCGCGTCTATTGGCAGGGCCCCTCGCTCGGCTTCGACTGGGGCGGCGACGGCGCGCGAACCATGACGCTGGTCTACAATTTGCCCGCCACCAACGCGATCTACCAGCGCTTCGTCGGCCTCGACGGCTCGGCCTACATCATCGGCGGCTTCGGCATGACGGCGCTCACTGCCAACAACATCGTGCTGGTGCCGATCCGCTCCGGGCTCGGCCTGCGGCTGGGCGCCAATATCGGCTATCTCAAATACACCCCGCGAGCGACCTGGAACCCGTTCTAG
- the greA gene encoding transcription elongation factor GreA translates to MSVAFTKEESAETASETLLPDRPISPHPNLVTGKGLQVLQTQLQQAREAYEAAQAIEDVNEKRRQSAVPLRDARYLTERLRTAQVVPDPTSTDTVAFGSTVTFSRTDGRVQTYRIVGEDEADPKAGTISFVAPVAKALMGKAVGDVVGSGAQQIEILSIA, encoded by the coding sequence TTGAGCGTTGCCTTTACCAAGGAAGAGAGCGCCGAAACCGCGTCCGAGACGCTGTTGCCGGATCGCCCGATCTCGCCGCATCCAAACCTCGTCACCGGAAAAGGCCTGCAGGTGCTGCAGACGCAGCTTCAACAAGCCCGCGAGGCCTATGAAGCCGCGCAAGCTATTGAGGACGTCAATGAGAAGCGCCGGCAATCGGCCGTGCCCCTGCGCGACGCCCGCTATCTGACCGAACGCTTACGCACCGCGCAGGTCGTTCCCGATCCGACCTCGACCGACACCGTCGCCTTCGGCAGCACCGTGACGTTCAGTCGCACTGACGGTCGCGTGCAGACCTATCGCATCGTCGGCGAGGACGAAGCCGACCCGAAGGCGGGGACGATCTCGTTCGTCGCGCCGGTGGCGAAGGCGTTGATGGGTAAGGCGGTCGGCGATGTCGTGGGATCGGGGGCGCAGCAGATCGAGATATTGTCGATCGCGTAG